The proteins below come from a single Melospiza georgiana isolate bMelGeo1 chromosome 4, bMelGeo1.pri, whole genome shotgun sequence genomic window:
- the SLC25A17 gene encoding peroxisomal membrane protein PMP34, which translates to MSSVASYESLVHAVSGAVGSMTAMTVFFPLDTARLRLQVDEKRKSKTTPAVLLEIIKEEGLLAPYRGWFPVISSLCCSNFVYFYTFNSLKALWVKGQHSTTGKDLVLGVVAGVVNVLLTTPLWVVNTRLKLQGAKFRNEDIVPTNYRGIIDAFHQIVRDEGVLALWNGTFPSLLLVFNPAIQFMFYEGFKRKLLKKQLQLTSLDAFVIGAIAKAVATTLTYPLQTVQSILRFGRHRLNPENRTLGSLRNVLYLLQQRVRRFGLVGLYKGLEAKLLQTVLTAALMFLVYEKLTAATFTVMGLKHSRRH; encoded by the exons ATGTCGTCCGTGGCCTCCTACGAGAGCCTGGTGCACGCTGTGTCCGGCGCCGTG ggcaGTATGACTGCAATgactgtattttttcctttggataCAGCTAGACTTAGACTTCAGG ttGATGAGAAACGGAAGTCAAAGACAACACCGGCCGTCCTTTTGGAAATAATCAAAGAGGAAGGCCT GTTGGCACCATATCGAGGATGGTTTCCTGTTATCTCCAGCCTTTGCTGCTccaattttgtttatttttatacatttaatAGTCTTAAAGCCCTCTGGGTCAAAGGTCAGCATTCAACCACTGGAAAAGACTTGGTTCTTGGGGTTGTTGCAG GAGTAGTGAATGTACTCCTGACCACCCCTCTCTGGGTGGTGAACACACGCCTGAAGCTGCAGGGAGCAAAATTCAGAAATGAAGACATTGTACCAACCAATTACAGAGGCATAATAG ATGCTTTTCATCAAATAGTCCGAGATGAAGGAGTCTTAGCTCTGTGGAATGGTACTTTCCCCTCCTTGCTGCTGGTCTTCAATCCTGCAATACAGTTTATGTTTTATGAAGGCTTTAAACGAAAGCTTttgaaaaagcagctgcaa CTCACGTCTTTGGATGCTTTTGTCATTGGTGCAATAGCCAAAGCAGTTGCCACCACCCTCACTTATCCTCTGCAGACAGTACAGTCAATTCTGCGG tttggaCGTCACAGGCTGAACCCAGAGAACCGAACACTGGGCAGTCTTAGAAATGTTCTTTACCTTCTTCAACAGAGAGTGCG GCGTTTTGGGTTAGTGGGACTCTACAAAGGCCTTGAAGCAAAGCTCCTGCAGACAGTCCTTACTGCTGCTCTAATGTTTCTGGTGTATGAGAAACTGACTGCAGCCACCTTCACAGTCATGGGATTAAAGCACTCGCGCAGACATTGA